Proteins co-encoded in one Symmachiella macrocystis genomic window:
- a CDS encoding sialidase family protein, giving the protein MPAKMGSLKGDVMIGLQSRLSTLTGAVVLGVVLFSGVQAAEQQPGVLKEEFIYDTAPFPSCHASTIVETDTGLVTAWFAGKHEKNPDVGIWVSRQEDGKWTPPVEVANGIQYAGKRHPCWNPVLFQPKEGPLLLFYKVGPDPRTWWGMLTTSADGGKTWDQPRRLPEGIDGPVKNKPIQLANGDILCGSSTEYDGWRVHFERTSDLGKTWERVGPINDGKEFNAIQPSILTYEDGRMQVLCRSREKVITQSWSEDGGKTWSKMTATELPNPNSGTDAVTLADGRQILIYNHSIRGGRGRGLLNVAVSEDGKNWKAALVLEDEKGEFSYPAVIQTADGMVHFTYTYQRKKVKHVVADPSKFVLHDIVDGQLPD; this is encoded by the coding sequence ATGCCCGCCAAAATGGGCAGTCTGAAGGGAGACGTGATGATTGGTTTACAGTCGAGGTTGTCAACATTGACGGGGGCAGTCGTCCTGGGAGTTGTATTATTTTCCGGCGTGCAGGCCGCAGAACAGCAGCCGGGAGTTCTCAAGGAGGAATTCATCTACGACACCGCTCCATTTCCCTCGTGCCACGCCTCGACGATTGTTGAAACCGACACCGGTCTGGTTACGGCTTGGTTTGCCGGAAAACACGAGAAGAACCCGGATGTCGGAATTTGGGTTTCGCGGCAAGAGGACGGAAAATGGACGCCGCCGGTTGAAGTCGCCAATGGAATTCAATACGCCGGAAAACGGCATCCTTGTTGGAATCCGGTACTGTTTCAACCCAAAGAAGGCCCGCTGTTATTGTTTTATAAAGTCGGCCCGGACCCCCGCACCTGGTGGGGCATGCTGACGACGTCGGCCGATGGCGGCAAGACGTGGGACCAACCGCGACGACTCCCCGAGGGCATTGATGGTCCGGTCAAAAACAAACCGATTCAATTGGCCAATGGCGACATCCTGTGCGGATCGAGCACCGAATACGACGGCTGGCGGGTCCACTTCGAACGGACGAGCGACTTGGGCAAGACCTGGGAGCGCGTGGGACCGATCAACGACGGCAAAGAATTCAACGCGATTCAGCCCAGCATTTTGACCTATGAAGATGGACGGATGCAGGTCCTTTGCCGTAGCCGCGAAAAAGTAATCACACAGAGTTGGTCGGAGGATGGTGGCAAAACTTGGAGCAAGATGACGGCGACCGAGTTGCCCAATCCCAATTCCGGCACCGATGCGGTCACGTTGGCCGATGGTCGACAAATATTGATTTACAATCACTCAATCCGCGGTGGTCGCGGGCGGGGATTGCTCAACGTGGCGGTCTCGGAAGATGGCAAAAATTGGAAAGCGGCATTGGTGCTCGAAGATGAAAAAGGGGAATTCTCCTACCCGGCCGTCATTCAAACCGCTGATGGTATGGTGCATTTCACTTACACCTACCAACGCAAAAAGGTGAAGCACGTCGTTGCGGATCCGTCGAAGTTCGTGCTCCACGACATTGTCGATGGCCAATTGCCTGATTGA
- a CDS encoding glutathione peroxidase, whose amino-acid sequence MKLSLIVATGLVMMLASLSFAAKDKEKDSGKKKEHPVFSQEMKSLTGKKIDLSKYKGKVLFIVNTASQCGATKQYKQLEELHEKYGEKGLAVLGFPCNQFGKQEPGTSEEIIAFCEENYGVKFDMFSKVEVNGEDAAPLYKFLTSKKTGLEDVGEVEWNFEKFLINRDGKVVARFRTPVKPDAPEVIKAVEAELAKK is encoded by the coding sequence ATGAAACTCTCATTGATTGTCGCCACTGGTCTGGTCATGATGTTGGCCTCGTTGAGCTTCGCCGCAAAGGACAAGGAAAAAGACTCAGGCAAAAAAAAGGAGCATCCGGTGTTCAGCCAAGAGATGAAGTCGCTCACAGGCAAAAAAATCGACCTCTCGAAGTACAAAGGCAAGGTCTTATTCATCGTCAATACGGCAAGTCAATGTGGAGCAACGAAGCAATACAAGCAATTGGAAGAGTTGCACGAAAAATATGGCGAGAAAGGACTGGCGGTTCTCGGATTCCCCTGCAATCAATTCGGCAAACAAGAACCGGGTACGAGCGAGGAAATTATCGCTTTCTGTGAAGAGAATTATGGTGTCAAGTTTGACATGTTTTCGAAGGTCGAAGTCAATGGCGAAGATGCCGCCCCGCTGTACAAATTCCTGACGTCCAAAAAAACGGGGCTGGAAGATGTCGGCGAAGTAGAATGGAACTTCGAGAAGTTTCTGATCAACCGCGACGGAAAAGTTGTCGCCCGCTTCCGCACCCCCGTGAAGCCCGATGCACCCGAGGTGATCAAAGCCGTCGAAGCGGAACTGGCAAAGAAATAG
- the queF gene encoding preQ(1) synthase, whose protein sequence is MAEGFRQELETFENQFPDRDYTIETICPEFTSVCPKTGQPDFGELTITYVPDKLCFELKSLKMYLQRFRNHGAFYEHVTNLILDDLVAVTQPRSMTVHAAFTPRGGIRTNVIAQYTAENQ, encoded by the coding sequence ATGGCTGAAGGTTTTCGCCAGGAATTGGAAACGTTTGAAAACCAGTTTCCTGATCGCGACTATACAATCGAAACGATTTGCCCCGAATTCACATCGGTCTGTCCCAAGACTGGACAGCCCGATTTTGGCGAACTGACGATTACGTACGTTCCCGACAAATTGTGCTTCGAGCTGAAGTCGCTCAAAATGTACCTGCAGCGTTTTCGCAACCATGGCGCATTTTATGAGCATGTCACCAACTTGATACTGGATGACCTGGTTGCCGTCACTCAACCGCGCTCGATGACAGTTCACGCGGCGTTTACACCGCGCGGCGGCATTCGCACCAATGTGATTGCGCAGTACACCGCTGAAAATCAATAA
- a CDS encoding cytochrome c peroxidase — protein MQLRNQRMTWLCAVLLMAVMPGCAAKKDDAATPGSSTAASTDTPVESKTATEPEAKEVADATAEPVAKPEAEPKAEAEVTPSETVVAKAPAEPASEKKAAPEKKPAAKPPTVDSPLTAGIPGEGPLTTEEITKWLEDPKNHKVIDFQLPLGMASAQAAIKGLDENPLTLAKIELGRQLYFDPRLSSDTTISCASCHDPEEGFARQTQFGVGVNGQEGGRNSPVSYNRILSDKQFWDGRAESLEAQAVGPIANPIEMGNTHDACVVCLKGIDGYRLQFESIFGDEGVTIDNVGRALASFERVIVTGASPFDYAENAKRFADLSDEELAEIKTDDPEFYEEIEQAKKDAEAHPMSESAQRGWALFFDEQKTDCKACHAGANFTDEQYHNLGVGMDVDDPDLGRFTESKEKKDHGAFKTPTLRNVEFTAPYMHDGSQQTLEEVVEWYAKGGHPNPHLSDKIKKLDLTDQDKADLVEFMKALTGPFPKVERNRLPK, from the coding sequence ATGCAGTTACGAAACCAACGAATGACATGGCTGTGCGCCGTGTTGCTCATGGCAGTCATGCCGGGATGCGCAGCAAAAAAGGATGATGCCGCCACGCCCGGTTCATCGACCGCCGCTTCAACCGACACCCCAGTCGAATCTAAAACAGCCACAGAACCGGAGGCCAAAGAGGTCGCAGATGCGACAGCCGAACCTGTCGCCAAGCCAGAAGCAGAGCCTAAAGCCGAGGCAGAGGTAACACCATCTGAAACGGTAGTCGCCAAGGCACCGGCTGAACCCGCTAGCGAAAAGAAAGCGGCTCCTGAGAAAAAACCAGCGGCGAAGCCGCCGACGGTGGACTCGCCTCTCACAGCGGGAATTCCAGGCGAAGGACCGCTGACGACTGAGGAAATCACAAAATGGCTCGAAGACCCCAAAAACCACAAGGTCATCGACTTTCAATTGCCGTTGGGAATGGCCTCGGCACAAGCAGCGATCAAGGGCCTTGACGAGAATCCCCTCACGCTTGCCAAAATCGAGTTGGGCCGCCAGTTGTATTTTGATCCACGGCTCTCCTCCGACACAACCATCAGTTGTGCCAGTTGCCACGATCCCGAGGAAGGATTTGCACGACAGACTCAATTTGGAGTGGGTGTCAACGGACAAGAAGGCGGCCGCAATTCGCCGGTCAGCTACAACCGTATCTTAAGCGACAAACAATTCTGGGATGGTCGCGCCGAATCACTGGAAGCCCAAGCGGTCGGGCCGATCGCCAACCCCATCGAAATGGGTAATACACACGACGCGTGCGTGGTTTGCCTGAAGGGCATCGACGGTTATCGTTTGCAATTCGAGTCGATTTTCGGTGACGAAGGGGTCACGATCGATAACGTTGGACGCGCACTCGCCTCATTCGAACGCGTGATCGTCACCGGCGCATCACCGTTTGACTATGCCGAGAACGCCAAACGGTTTGCCGATCTGAGCGACGAAGAATTGGCCGAAATCAAAACCGATGATCCGGAGTTCTATGAAGAAATCGAGCAAGCCAAGAAAGACGCAGAGGCTCATCCGATGTCGGAAAGCGCCCAACGCGGCTGGGCGCTGTTCTTCGATGAACAGAAAACCGACTGTAAGGCCTGCCACGCCGGTGCAAACTTCACCGACGAGCAATATCACAATCTGGGCGTAGGAATGGATGTCGATGATCCGGACCTCGGCCGTTTCACAGAATCCAAGGAGAAGAAGGACCACGGTGCCTTCAAAACTCCCACGTTACGCAACGTCGAATTCACAGCTCCGTACATGCATGACGGCAGCCAGCAAACGCTGGAAGAGGTTGTCGAATGGTACGCCAAGGGAGGACATCCCAATCCGCACCTAAGCGACAAGATCAAGAAGCTGGACCTGACCGATCAGGACAAGGCTGATTTGGTGGAGTTCATGAAAGCGCTCACGGGACCGTTCCCCAAAGTTGAGCGCAACCGACTACCCAAGTAG
- a CDS encoding PilZ domain-containing protein: MEQFSPPAPLTDSQDEEAIRLLNDLDHWADRCKGHYSTKRTQPRNTFRQRVAVFVPDGYTQFAEKTVHYSFEAWARNLSSGGLSLLYPGQLKFEKAIVCLSPDQEQKKYFYVRTTRNRRVSQEFWEYGLQFEGVVDDNESPLID; this comes from the coding sequence ATGGAACAATTCTCACCACCGGCTCCCTTGACGGACAGTCAAGATGAAGAAGCGATTCGACTCTTAAATGATCTCGATCATTGGGCGGATCGCTGCAAGGGGCATTATTCCACAAAACGAACGCAGCCTCGCAATACCTTTCGGCAGCGCGTTGCGGTGTTCGTCCCGGACGGGTATACGCAGTTCGCCGAAAAGACGGTGCACTACTCGTTCGAGGCTTGGGCCCGCAACCTTTCCTCAGGCGGCCTTTCGTTACTGTATCCCGGGCAACTCAAGTTTGAGAAGGCGATTGTTTGCCTCAGTCCAGACCAAGAACAAAAAAAGTATTTTTACGTACGCACGACCCGTAATCGCCGAGTCTCGCAGGAATTCTGGGAATATGGACTGCAATTCGAAGGCGTGGTGGACGACAACGAGTCTCCGTTGATCGATTAG
- a CDS encoding PQQ-like beta-propeller repeat protein produces the protein MNHVIRSTNRNDNHLTWPVIAKGAFLFCAAVIGLATCLPNSSLANDWPTYMHDNARAGHTTESIKTPLQLRWTISPDAAPQMAWSGTDNRTIEGKLVRDRMTFDDAFHVAVVGDRLYYGSSVDDQLHCVDISNGKELWSFYSGGPIRLAPTVAEGRVYFGSDDGNAYCLNSDDGGLIWKHRAGPDDDWLIARQEMISRWPIRTGILVDDGLAYFGAGIFPHENIYLYAVNANDGSLVWKRDTISEEDAGRNDLSPQGYLLANDELLFVPSGRSLPAAVDRKTGKVVHKRVHGWRGDAGGVVGGSKALLASGQIFCWGDHHILPMEQKTGDVGYGWFTGYQLAMADEYAYTLSGKSLIKLDRDAYAAGSRERHKIEQGLRPIMRKIYTKEGEELEKAKTELKELEAKIQQADQVGVIWKTPFDGESSLLVAGDLVFAGKDGEVAAFSNETGKPLWSAPVDGEARGLAVAGGNLFVSTSTGKIYAFASADTPAAPSAVAKKNIGADPYPQDELTKFYQDAAADILKTTGVNRGFALVLGNEQGRLAYELARQSELTLYCLEPDAEKVAAARKALNAAGLYGSRVTVHQADFAPVPYSSYFANLIVSDTQLLGGTVPGNPAEIARHLKPLGGVVYLGGKKDDPSQAVQSRHDWLAGMKLADQSHTSTDATAITLTRDKLPGAANWSHQYGDPGNTASSTDRRLKGGLGVLWYGDPGPGKMVNRHDGAVGPLSIDGRLIVQGENSVMAYDAYNGMFLWEREEPNAVRTGVFQNQNPGNLVAGGDDLFVMVRGECHNLDLATGEIKATYTVPPAAGGEDHEWGYLAYQDGLLIGTATIRQEVERRKQRRGKVTDDSTTGLFAIDTKTGKTAWSYQGKHIAHHTIALGPERVFFIDSTITSDQRDELLREDKTELKKLTGDEAKEAEERMKRVDARLAVALDARTGEKLWETPVDVTDCSEIGTGGGKLTLMVQNNVLVLCGANANGHYWKQFLAGEFKSRRLVALSGEDGHKLWAKDANYRHRPIIIEDQIVAEPWGFDLYTGAQRMRKHPITGQEVPWSMVRTGHHCGMMTATPDMMFFRSGFTGFYDLNADNGTRHFAGHRTGCWINMIPANGLLMVPEASAGCVCLFSIASTIVMEPREPRRDWTIYSSVGKSTPVKHLALNFGAPGDRRDAGGTVWLAYPRPKAYKETGLVLPLELQTGFADGGKYSGINSQAEALTDVESPWIYSYWAEGLKQLTIPLQEQGADPASYRVKFYFTGRQGDPSATAKFDVKIQGETLLDNVGLDKSDSGNGRSAVHEVAGISVTDNLVVEFVPRDGSDAPILSGIKIERE, from the coding sequence ATGAATCACGTTATTCGTTCAACGAACCGTAATGACAATCATTTGACGTGGCCCGTAATCGCAAAGGGTGCGTTCTTGTTTTGCGCAGCAGTGATTGGATTGGCAACCTGTCTGCCCAATTCGTCCCTGGCCAATGACTGGCCAACGTACATGCACGATAACGCCCGCGCCGGACACACGACCGAATCCATCAAGACCCCGCTACAATTACGCTGGACGATCTCGCCTGATGCGGCGCCGCAAATGGCGTGGTCGGGAACCGACAACCGAACTATCGAAGGCAAATTAGTACGCGATCGCATGACCTTCGACGACGCGTTTCACGTCGCCGTTGTGGGAGATCGCTTGTACTACGGATCCTCAGTCGATGATCAATTGCATTGCGTCGACATCAGCAACGGCAAAGAGTTGTGGAGTTTCTACAGCGGGGGACCGATTCGCTTGGCCCCGACAGTGGCCGAGGGTCGCGTATACTTTGGATCGGACGATGGCAACGCCTATTGCCTCAATAGCGATGACGGCGGCTTGATCTGGAAACACCGCGCTGGACCCGACGACGACTGGTTGATCGCACGACAAGAGATGATTTCACGCTGGCCGATCCGAACCGGGATTCTCGTCGATGACGGTCTCGCCTATTTCGGTGCGGGAATCTTTCCGCATGAGAATATCTACCTGTATGCCGTCAACGCGAATGACGGTTCATTAGTCTGGAAACGAGACACGATCAGCGAAGAAGATGCTGGTCGCAACGACTTGTCGCCGCAAGGTTACTTGTTGGCCAACGACGAATTGTTGTTTGTCCCCTCCGGGCGATCATTGCCGGCGGCTGTGGATCGCAAGACGGGCAAGGTGGTCCACAAACGCGTTCACGGATGGCGGGGCGACGCGGGTGGGGTTGTTGGCGGCTCGAAGGCGTTGCTAGCGTCGGGGCAAATCTTCTGCTGGGGCGATCACCATATCCTACCGATGGAACAAAAGACCGGCGACGTTGGTTACGGTTGGTTTACCGGATATCAGTTAGCGATGGCCGATGAATATGCATACACGCTCAGCGGAAAATCGTTGATCAAACTCGACCGAGACGCTTATGCCGCCGGTAGCCGCGAACGCCACAAAATAGAACAAGGCCTGCGGCCGATCATGCGTAAAATCTACACTAAAGAAGGCGAAGAACTAGAAAAAGCCAAAACAGAGTTGAAGGAACTAGAAGCCAAAATCCAACAAGCAGACCAAGTGGGTGTCATCTGGAAAACTCCGTTTGACGGGGAATCATCACTGTTGGTGGCGGGGGATTTGGTCTTCGCCGGCAAAGATGGGGAAGTCGCCGCCTTTTCTAACGAAACGGGCAAGCCCCTTTGGAGCGCCCCGGTCGACGGCGAAGCCCGCGGATTGGCAGTCGCCGGCGGAAATCTGTTTGTAAGTACCAGCACCGGCAAGATCTATGCCTTCGCATCGGCCGATACGCCCGCTGCCCCCTCGGCGGTCGCTAAAAAGAACATCGGGGCTGATCCCTATCCCCAAGACGAACTGACAAAGTTTTATCAAGACGCAGCGGCGGACATCTTAAAGACCACCGGTGTCAATCGCGGCTTCGCACTCGTATTGGGCAACGAACAAGGACGACTCGCCTATGAACTAGCGCGGCAAAGCGAGCTGACGTTGTATTGTTTGGAACCGGACGCGGAAAAAGTCGCTGCCGCCCGCAAAGCCCTCAACGCTGCGGGGCTCTACGGTAGTCGGGTGACCGTGCATCAGGCTGATTTTGCACCGGTCCCTTACTCGAGCTATTTCGCGAATTTGATCGTGTCCGACACCCAATTACTGGGGGGAACCGTTCCCGGAAATCCAGCCGAAATCGCGCGACACCTCAAACCGCTCGGGGGCGTGGTTTATCTGGGCGGCAAAAAGGACGATCCCTCGCAAGCAGTTCAAAGCCGTCACGACTGGTTGGCGGGCATGAAACTGGCCGACCAATCACACACCTCGACCGATGCAACGGCGATCACATTGACCCGCGACAAACTGCCGGGCGCAGCCAATTGGTCGCACCAATACGGCGATCCGGGTAACACCGCCAGTAGCACCGACCGCCGTTTGAAGGGCGGGCTGGGCGTCCTATGGTATGGCGATCCCGGCCCCGGCAAAATGGTCAACCGACACGACGGGGCCGTTGGTCCGCTTTCCATCGACGGTCGATTGATCGTGCAGGGAGAAAACAGCGTCATGGCTTACGACGCCTACAACGGGATGTTCTTGTGGGAGCGGGAGGAGCCCAATGCTGTGCGGACCGGGGTATTTCAAAATCAAAATCCCGGAAACCTCGTAGCCGGCGGCGATGATCTGTTCGTCATGGTTCGCGGTGAATGTCATAACCTTGATCTGGCGACCGGCGAAATCAAAGCCACCTATACCGTTCCGCCCGCCGCGGGAGGCGAAGATCACGAATGGGGTTATCTGGCCTACCAAGACGGACTATTAATCGGCACCGCCACGATCCGCCAAGAGGTCGAACGCCGTAAGCAACGTCGCGGTAAAGTGACCGATGACAGCACGACCGGTTTGTTCGCCATCGACACCAAGACCGGTAAGACCGCCTGGAGCTATCAAGGCAAACATATCGCCCACCACACCATTGCCCTGGGACCGGAACGGGTCTTCTTCATCGACAGTACGATCACCAGTGACCAACGCGATGAGTTGCTGCGCGAAGACAAAACGGAACTAAAAAAACTGACCGGCGACGAGGCGAAAGAGGCCGAAGAGCGGATGAAACGGGTTGACGCTCGCTTGGCGGTCGCTCTGGATGCACGTACCGGTGAGAAATTGTGGGAAACCCCGGTCGACGTGACCGATTGCAGTGAAATCGGCACCGGCGGGGGCAAATTGACCTTGATGGTGCAAAACAACGTGCTGGTACTCTGCGGGGCCAACGCCAACGGCCACTATTGGAAACAATTCCTCGCCGGGGAATTCAAAAGTCGCCGGCTCGTGGCGCTGTCGGGAGAAGATGGACATAAGTTGTGGGCCAAGGATGCCAACTATCGGCATCGTCCAATCATTATCGAAGATCAGATCGTCGCCGAACCGTGGGGATTTGACCTCTACACCGGCGCGCAGCGCATGCGGAAACATCCGATCACCGGCCAAGAGGTCCCCTGGAGCATGGTCCGTACCGGACACCATTGCGGCATGATGACTGCCACGCCGGACATGATGTTTTTCCGCTCCGGCTTTACCGGGTTTTACGACCTGAACGCCGACAACGGCACGCGGCACTTTGCCGGGCACCGCACCGGATGCTGGATCAACATGATTCCCGCCAACGGCCTGTTGATGGTCCCTGAAGCGAGTGCGGGTTGTGTCTGCCTATTTTCGATTGCCTCGACCATTGTGATGGAACCGCGCGAACCCCGACGGGATTGGACGATCTATAGTTCCGTAGGAAAATCGACACCGGTGAAACATTTGGCACTCAACTTCGGCGCTCCTGGTGATCGTCGTGATGCAGGTGGAACCGTCTGGCTGGCCTATCCTCGTCCCAAAGCCTACAAGGAAACCGGATTGGTCCTGCCGCTGGAATTGCAAACCGGCTTCGCCGACGGCGGGAAATACTCCGGGATCAACAGCCAAGCCGAAGCGTTGACAGACGTTGAGTCTCCCTGGATTTATTCCTATTGGGCCGAAGGGTTAAAACAACTTACCATCCCACTGCAAGAGCAGGGGGCCGATCCGGCAAGCTATCGCGTTAAATTCTATTTCACGGGGCGCCAGGGTGATCCATCCGCCACAGCGAAATTTGATGTTAAAATCCAAGGCGAGACTTTACTGGACAACGTGGGCCTCGACAAATCAGATAGTGGCAACGGGCGTTCAGCAGTACACGAAGTGGCTGGGATTTCCGTGACCGACAATCTCGTTGTCGAATTCGTCCCGCGCGATGGAAGTGACGCTCCGATTCTCAGCGGCATTAAAATCGAACGCGAGTAA
- a CDS encoding 3-keto-disaccharide hydrolase has product MKTHFGSILLIAGILVSATLFCRADEDKTQSTVTAAKINGTGPGWKSLTLEDFTNVNCDKDTWSFQDGTFHCTGKPVGVIRSNKTYTNMELVVQWRHLKSAGNSGVFIWTPPASLEGLKPGKLPHGIENQVLDHGYAENFEKKNGKKSDWFTTHGDVFPVGNSKMKPFPPFAPNGRRSFPSKNLSKGVGEWNHYYIRAVNGEVRLWVNGEEVSGGTECDPRTGYLCLESEGSPIEFRDLRIRELP; this is encoded by the coding sequence ATGAAAACACACTTTGGCTCGATCCTGCTCATCGCCGGTATTCTCGTATCCGCAACGCTGTTTTGCCGCGCGGACGAGGACAAAACACAGTCAACCGTGACAGCCGCCAAGATCAATGGCACTGGGCCCGGCTGGAAATCGCTCACACTCGAGGATTTCACCAACGTCAATTGCGACAAGGACACTTGGAGCTTCCAAGACGGGACGTTCCATTGCACAGGCAAGCCGGTCGGTGTGATTCGTTCGAACAAGACCTACACCAACATGGAATTGGTGGTACAGTGGCGGCACCTGAAGTCAGCCGGCAATTCCGGCGTCTTCATCTGGACTCCGCCCGCCTCGCTGGAGGGACTTAAGCCGGGAAAATTGCCGCACGGAATCGAAAACCAAGTCCTCGATCACGGGTATGCCGAGAATTTCGAAAAGAAAAACGGCAAAAAGTCGGACTGGTTCACCACGCACGGCGACGTCTTTCCTGTGGGGAATTCGAAAATGAAGCCATTCCCTCCCTTTGCTCCCAACGGCCGTCGCAGTTTCCCTTCCAAAAACCTCAGCAAAGGGGTAGGAGAGTGGAATCACTATTATATCCGAGCGGTCAACGGAGAGGTTCGCTTGTGGGTCAACGGCGAAGAAGTCTCCGGCGGCACAGAGTGTGATCCGCGGACCGGATATTTATGCTTGGAATCTGAGGGTTCCCCCATAGAATTCCGTGACTTGCGAATTCGTGAGCTACCGTGA
- a CDS encoding dihydrodipicolinate synthase family protein, whose protein sequence is MRLQSDTPLPFERRKKLPGQLEHEPPMIEAPPIAMRYPRCNLAACMLPWTENWELDVAAFTEHVNRFLQAGYSSLYVMGTAGEGYALSDHRFQQVVQTFAELTVGEGLDPQVGVIALSMEQITERIACAYHYGIRMFQISLPSWGPLDESETMLFFKSVCGAFPDCRFLHYNLPRVGRIIGGAEYRRIADTVPNLVATKNSSTDYARTADLLKHTPDLQHFLLESNYAMGCSMGECSLLCSQAGLFPETTWRLFQAGLDDDLPELFRITALLHGVTRRLFAHCQRRMIDGCYDKTFLWLRDPQFPTRMLPPYLGLSDEEHQTCRAVFDAEFRQIP, encoded by the coding sequence GTGCGCCTACAGTCAGACACCCCGCTCCCGTTTGAGCGGCGCAAGAAACTTCCCGGCCAACTGGAGCATGAACCGCCGATGATCGAAGCCCCCCCCATCGCCATGCGTTACCCTCGCTGCAATTTGGCGGCTTGTATGCTCCCTTGGACCGAAAACTGGGAACTCGATGTCGCAGCCTTCACCGAGCATGTTAACAGGTTCTTACAGGCAGGTTACAGCAGCTTGTATGTGATGGGCACCGCGGGTGAAGGCTATGCGCTCAGCGATCACCGGTTTCAGCAGGTTGTACAAACCTTTGCGGAGTTGACCGTCGGCGAGGGACTCGATCCACAAGTCGGCGTGATCGCGCTCTCCATGGAACAGATCACCGAACGGATTGCTTGCGCCTATCACTACGGCATCCGCATGTTTCAAATCTCGTTGCCCAGTTGGGGCCCGCTCGATGAATCCGAAACCATGCTTTTCTTCAAATCGGTGTGCGGCGCATTCCCCGATTGCCGATTCCTGCATTACAACCTGCCGCGCGTGGGGCGGATCATCGGTGGAGCGGAGTATCGTCGCATCGCCGATACTGTGCCGAATCTCGTCGCCACCAAAAACAGTTCCACCGACTACGCCCGCACCGCGGACCTACTGAAACATACACCCGATTTGCAGCATTTTCTGCTCGAGTCAAATTATGCCATGGGTTGCTCGATGGGCGAATGTTCGCTGCTGTGCAGCCAGGCGGGACTATTCCCCGAGACCACTTGGCGACTGTTCCAGGCAGGGTTGGACGATGATCTGCCCGAGCTATTTCGCATCACTGCCTTACTGCACGGCGTCACTCGGCGTCTATTTGCCCATTGTCAGCGGCGGATGATCGATGGCTGTTATGACAAGACCTTCCTGTGGCTGCGTGATCCACAATTCCCCACACGCATGCTCCCCCCATATCTGGGGTTGAGCGATGAGGAACATCAAACCTGCCGCGCCGTATTCGACGCGGAGTTTCGGCAGATTCCGTAG